The Candidatus Brocadiia bacterium genome includes a window with the following:
- a CDS encoding MoxR family ATPase: MNQNSDMESIKKLRDAYDKMRTEIAKAIIGQEKVLEELLTCVFSKGHCLIIGVPGLAKTLMVRTLAQALSLSFNRIQFTPDLMPSDITGTDVIQDDRATGQRCLQFIKGPVFANVILADEINRTPPKTQAALLEAMQELQVTAGGRKYVLDQPFFVLATQNPIEQEGTYPLPEAQLDRFMFNIVIEYPKESEELEIMKLNASAFDVKLNKVLSAQEIISLQEIVQRVPVAEYVMQYAMNLVRQTRVHAQEPVPEFIRQWVAWGAGPRASQYLITTARARAVLQGRYYATTEDIKAVAYPVLRHRIIRNFTAEAEGITTDKIIAKLIEITPATEDELSKNGKLPKVLGS, encoded by the coding sequence ATGAATCAGAACAGTGACATGGAATCAATCAAGAAGTTGCGCGACGCCTATGACAAGATGCGTACGGAAATCGCGAAGGCCATCATCGGGCAGGAGAAGGTGCTGGAGGAATTGCTCACCTGCGTTTTCTCCAAAGGCCATTGCCTGATTATCGGCGTGCCCGGGCTGGCCAAGACGCTGATGGTCCGGACCCTGGCCCAGGCGCTGTCGCTCTCCTTCAACCGCATCCAGTTCACACCGGACCTGATGCCGTCCGATATCACCGGCACCGATGTCATTCAGGACGACCGGGCAACAGGCCAGCGCTGTCTGCAGTTCATCAAGGGGCCGGTCTTCGCCAACGTCATCCTGGCCGACGAAATCAACCGCACGCCGCCCAAGACCCAGGCGGCATTACTCGAGGCCATGCAGGAATTGCAGGTCACGGCCGGCGGGCGCAAGTACGTGCTGGACCAGCCGTTCTTCGTGCTGGCCACCCAAAACCCCATCGAGCAGGAGGGCACTTATCCGCTGCCCGAAGCCCAGCTGGACCGTTTTATGTTTAACATCGTCATCGAATATCCAAAGGAGAGCGAGGAGCTGGAGATAATGAAGCTGAACGCCTCGGCCTTCGACGTCAAGCTCAATAAGGTGCTCAGCGCCCAGGAAATAATCAGCCTGCAGGAGATAGTCCAGCGCGTGCCGGTGGCCGAGTACGTGATGCAATACGCCATGAACCTGGTGCGCCAGACCCGGGTGCACGCCCAGGAGCCGGTGCCGGAGTTCATCAGGCAGTGGGTGGCCTGGGGCGCCGGTCCGCGCGCCTCGCAGTACCTCATCACCACCGCCCGGGCCAGGGCCGTGCTCCAGGGCAGGTATTACGCCACCACCGAGGATATCAAGGCCGTGGCTTACCCGGTCCTGCGCCACCGCATCATCCGTAACTTTACCGCCGAGGCCGAAGGCATCACCACCGATAAGATTATTGCCAAACTTATAGAAATCACGCCGGCCACCGAGGACGAATTAAGCAAGAATGGAAAATTACCGAAAGTACTTGGATCCTAA
- a CDS encoding DUF58 domain-containing protein, whose protein sequence is MENYRKYLDPKVLNKISGLSLKARLVVEGYLSGLHKSPYHGVSIEFRSHREYVPGDDLRHLDWKVFGRSDRLYVKQYEQETNLFAYILLDISESMSYASGLISKLEYAKYLAAALSYLMIQQQDGVGLVLFDQKVAKSIPSRSSPAHLNLILKELDEAKAVRRTDFKALSTDMTERLEKKGLIIVISDLFDNPDNLIKGLQKIRHKGQEIIVFNILDDYEIDFPFTKMTRFDGLEGYPQLTTDPRALRAEYLKVMDDFTTKIRHTCQQERIDYVRIATNQTLDVALSIYLAKRAQM, encoded by the coding sequence ATGGAAAATTACCGAAAGTACTTGGATCCTAAGGTCCTGAATAAAATCAGCGGCTTGTCGCTTAAGGCGCGCCTGGTGGTCGAAGGGTATCTCAGCGGGTTGCATAAGAGCCCTTACCACGGCGTCAGCATCGAGTTCCGCTCGCACCGCGAATATGTCCCGGGCGACGACCTGCGCCACCTGGACTGGAAGGTCTTCGGCCGCTCGGACCGGCTTTACGTCAAGCAATACGAACAGGAAACCAACCTCTTCGCCTACATCCTGCTGGACATCTCCGAATCGATGTCGTATGCCTCCGGCCTGATAAGCAAGCTGGAATACGCCAAGTACCTGGCCGCGGCGCTGTCATACCTGATGATACAACAGCAGGACGGAGTCGGCCTGGTGCTCTTTGACCAGAAGGTGGCCAAGTCGATACCGTCCCGGAGCAGTCCGGCGCACCTGAACCTGATTCTTAAGGAACTGGATGAAGCTAAAGCAGTGCGGCGGACGGACTTCAAGGCGCTTTCGACGGATATGACCGAGCGGCTGGAGAAGAAGGGGCTGATAATAGTCATTTCCGACCTGTTCGATAATCCCGATAACCTTATCAAAGGGCTCCAGAAAATCCGGCACAAGGGGCAGGAGATAATCGTATTCAACATACTCGATGACTACGAGATAGATTTCCCGTTCACCAAGATGACCCGCTTCGACGGGCTGGAGGGCTATCCGCAGCTGACCACCGACCCGCGGGCGTTGCGGGCGGAATACCTCAAGGTCATGGATGATTTTACGACCAAAATCAGGCATACCTGCCAGCAGGAGCGGATAGATTACGTCAGGATAGCCACGAACCAGACGCTCGACGTGGCCCTGAGTATTTATTTGGCCAAAAGGGCGCAGATGTAG